The proteins below come from a single Podarcis muralis chromosome 8, rPodMur119.hap1.1, whole genome shotgun sequence genomic window:
- the CHCHD7 gene encoding coiled-coil-helix-coiled-coil-helix domain-containing protein 7, with the protein MPRKLQRLRDHDINPCLVEADASSKCMDKNNYNRDACTLYFLKYKSCKKFWNGIVMQRRKDGIKPDMPTAEEREKILASIGRIPY; encoded by the exons ATGCCTAGAAAACTGCAACGTCTTCGAGATCATGACATAAATCCCTGCCTTGTG GAAGCAGATGCCTCTAGCAAATGTATGGATAAGAATAACTACAATAGAGATGCATGCACCCTGTACTTTTTAAAATACAAGAGCTGCAAAAAGTTTTGG AATGGGATCGTAATGCAGAGAAGAAAAGATGGAATCAAACCAGATATGCCTacagcagaagagagagagaagatcctGGCATCAATTGGAAGAATACCGTACTGA